From the Drechmeria coniospora strain ARSEF 6962 chromosome 02, whole genome shotgun sequence genome, the window GTGACGCTGGCGGTGGGATTGATAGTGACGAGGGCCCTTGGGAGCAAGATGCTAGCGAGCGAGCGAAGCAGACACGACGGAGAGCGGGCGGAAGGAGTGTGCACGTCTGTATGTGAGCCggtcgaaggcgacgacgtgaAGAATGGCACTCCGAGTCAAGCACGTCGGTGCCTACGGATATTGTGCGAGTATCGACCCAATAGCGTCcgtgaggggggggggggggaattAGAGGAGGTGCGAAATTTGAAACGGGCGAGATGGCGGATGGGAACGGTGACGGTGCAGGACGAACGAACGAGCGTTGGTGTTCCGACTTCTAGCACGGTGCACAGTGCGCGTACATGTAGCGAGGAGGGTGCGGAAGGGGAATGGAACCGCAATCCTATTTATTCGGTATCACGAATCCATGGCAGAGATCGAGAAGGAATCTCAGCTGGCGACAGGCAGGAAAGCACGCCATTCTGGAGGTGTGACGTCCTGTTCTCCATCTTCCTGATCCATGTACGATGCGAGCTCCGTCATCCGTCGTTCCCCTGGACTAGCACATCCGCGCTGCGGCTGCCGTGGCTGGCAGGCTGTCTTTGAGGCCCTCGGGGGTTCGCTGCGTCATGCgtcatgtacttgtacctttTCACGCATTTTCTGCATGTTCCTTTGGCATGTGCCTTTCGCAGGCACTTgtatgtgtacttgtacggtgtGCGGCATTTTGCCGTAAGCACTGTGTCCTGTGGCTAGGTCAGCATTCAAATACAAAGACACCGTGCTGAGTGTGGGTACAgataatactccgtaccagagTGACCGTTTTTTTGTGCAAGTAgtccgtacagtgcttacccgcgcatgtacagtacggacggagtacaagtacctagcaGGATACAGGTATGATCAGATGTACCGTACACCTTAAGTCGCGTATACATCCAGAACATGGGCGGTACGTTGCACCGTGCATGCATATGCAATGCTCACGTACTGTATTGCactgcacgtactccgtacttgtacgaggtTCACTTTGGtaaagcacagtacttggggGTACATCTCTACTCCGTGCCGTACCCGACTACCAACGAATTGCCGCTGTGCAAGTGCCGCCCCGACCCTCCGATCTTCGGAGCGGATGGTGGAATGCCTGGGTGGACAGGCAATATCGTATGCAATGCACCTGACCTTTTGCTTGCCAATCGTGCgtgccggccgccggcaggGCCCAGCGAGCCGCACCAAAAGAGGAAGCCTCGAgcggctcgcggcggcgtggcGGGTCGCGCGGGAGCGGATGACGGAAGTTCGGATCTTCGCAACACTCGCTGCCTGAGGTTCCTTCTCCAGTCTCGACAAGTCTCGACCGCAAAGGCGACGCCCAGGTCAGCGGCAGGCCATCCGCGAGGGACCCGGAAGTCGCCCACAACCCGCTCACGACACccacctcgccgtctcggcaGCCGCATCTcgctctcccccccccctccttccgCGTGGACGTGGaccccgcccccgccgtgCCTTCCCCGGAATCAGGCGTCTCTCCTGCCTCCTCACGCAAGTCCCGCAAACCGGCGGCTGGTATGAATAATCGGTTACTGGCCCCGGTTAGTTCGAGAACAGCAGCCAGGTCCAAGGCATAATAAAGTGGTTTCTtggaagccgacgatgcggtATCTGCAAAGCCGCCATCTCCAGCCGCCGGGCCCGAGTTACTTATACCcattgccgttgccgttgccgttgccaaCTCCATTTCCCATTCCGTACCGATTCGTACGCTCGACGTCACGCTCACCGACACGGCCACCGTCACGCTCACCGTCAATCTCACGGTCGCTCTCACTCTCATCCTCGCTCTCACGGTCGCTCTCATCGCCACTCTCATCGTCACCCTCATCGTCACTCTCATCGTCACCCTCATCGCCACCCTCATCGCCACCCTCATCGCCACCCTCATCGTCACCCTCATCGTCACCCTCATCGTCACCCTCACCGTCACTCTCATCGTCActctcatcctcgtcctctctcTCGTCCTCCCGGCCCTCCTcacccgcctcctcctcaccctcATATctgtcctcctcctcacATCCCTTCTCCTCCCTCTCACCACCACACTCaagctcgcgctcgcgctcgttCGCATCGTCCCCGCCGTCCTCACGCCTACCCCGCTCTCGCCGGacctcatcgtcatcgccaccgtcggcgtcatcatcgtcttGCTCGAGCATGCAGcttccctccctcgtcgaccggcTGCGGAGCGGTGCCTCTCCCGAGTTCGGGCCCGATGCCGActccctcgccttcgcccGGAATCTCGACAGCCAAGACGAACTGCGCCACCTCCGCGATGAGTTTATCCTGCCAACCAAGGCGTCGCTGAAGAAGCGCGCACTCGACGGTACCCTTCCTCGTACGTGGCCCCCGCCCAGACCCCCGACGCAACCCCTTCCCGTCATGGAAGCTCGAacgcccccccccggccATGTGACATGTTTCGTCTGACAAACGCCCCATCTGCAGCCCAGctcacgacgacggtcgacggcgtcaacgGGCAGGCGAACGGGCGGGCGAACGGAAAGGAAGGCGACGACCAGCAGTGCCTCTACTTTGTCGGCAACTCGCTCGGCGCCCAGCCCAAGGCGGTGCGCCggcacgtcgacgcccagcTCGAGACGTGGGCCTCGATCGGCGTCAACGGCCACTTCACCGACATGGGCAACTCGCCCCTGACCCAGTGGCaggacctcgccgaggactGCGCTAAGAAGtcggccgacctcgtcggcgccgcgccGCACGAGATTGTCGTCATGAATACGCTCACGGTGAACCTGCACCTCCTCATGGCCAGCTTCTACAAGCCCGACGCGCGGCGGCACAAGATCATCCTCGAATGGAAGCCCTTCCCGAGCGACCACTACGCCATCGAGAGCCAAGTCGTCTGGCACGGCCTCGACCCCGAGAAGAGCATGGTCAAGATCGAGCCGGACGAGGATTCCATCATCCCGACAGAAAAGATCCTGCGCACCATCgacgagcacgccgacgacacggccctcctgctgctgcccgGCATCCAGTACTACTCGGGCCAGCTCTTCGACATGGCCACCATCACCGCCCACGCCAAGGCgcgcggcatcgtcgtcggctgggacctcgcccacgccgccggcaacgtcGAGCTGCGGCTGCACGACTGGGACGTCGACTTCGCCTGCTggtgcacctacaagtacatcaaCGCCGGGcccggcgccatcgccgccgccttcgtgCACGAGAagcacggcgccgtcgagtgGGCGCAGGGCGCCGAGCGCCCCTCGTACCGGccccgcctcgccggctgGTACGGCGGCGACAAGAGCGTGCGGTTCAACATGGAGAACCTCTTTGttccctcggccggcgccgccggctacCAGGCCTCGAACCCGAgcgccatcgacctcgcgAGCCTGTCGGGTGCCCTTTCCGTCTTCGCCAAGACGCGCATGAAGGACCTCCGCAGCAAGGCGCTCGTCTTGACCGCCTACGCCGAGCATCTCCTGCTGCGGATGCGCGACGAAGCGTCCGGGCCGGAGCCGCTCTTCCGCATCCTTACGCCCGCCGACCCCCTGCAGCGGGGCACCCAGCTGAGCGTGCTGCTGCgcgacggcctgctcgacgccgtcgccgaggcgctcgaggagaacGGCGTGATTTGCGACAAGCGCAAGCCGGGCGTCATCCGTGTCGCGCCCGTGCCCCTGTACACGCGCTTCGAGGATGTCTGGATGTTCATGCAGGTCTTGCGGGGGGCCCTGGGGCTGCAGCGATAGGAACGTGGGGATGCGACGCGACGAGGTGCAGGTGTGGTAGCGAGCTGTtgacggcacggcacggcacggcacccGTGCATACGATTCTGGCGGGATTGGATTCGACTGGCCGGCACCATGTTGCCATCGCTGCTGTGCTGCCTTGAAGGGACCGTGCTGCCTCCGCCACTTCGGCATCCGACGTGGGAGgccgatggatggatggatggatggatgggtgcgCTGTATATAttttgtacatgtatgctgACAGGTACATTGCCATGAACAGctgacgacgcggccgagtgCCATTCTTTCTTCATTGCCCTCTCGTGGCAGGGTGGTGCGCGCTGATGAATCAATCAGCACCATGGCGTCTCGTTCCGTCCGACAGCATTGCCAGTTTGGATGAAAACGATGGACAGTGTTTTCGTCGAATGGAGAAGAAGAAAGAATGTGCACGGAATGAAGTACTCTCGATGGCGCCATTGTGTCCAAGACCTTGCATTGGATCATGGCAGAGAAGGCGCAACCGCCAAGGACTTCTTGCCGCCTTGCAGTTTCACTCTATTCATGGCAGGCGCAGAGAAGGACTTGCAAGGTGTGGCAGCCAGCTTCTGAAATCCGGCTCCTTCCGCTCTATTCAACTCGGCAACATGATCCCATCACTGAAGGGAGGCGCCGCTGGCAGGTGAAGAAGGAGCCGCTGGCAGCTAAGGCAGGTGCCGCTGCAGGTGAAGAAGGAGCCGCTGGCAATTAAGGCAGGCGCCGCTGCAGGTGAAGAAGGTACCGCTGGCAGCTAAGGCAGGCGCCGCTGCAGGTGAAGAAGGCGCCAGCGGCcaccgaggaagaggaaggcgCCATAGCTGGTGAAGAAGGCAATGCTGGCAGGTATAGAAGGCCCAGCTGGCAGGCATCAGCAGAAGGTGTCGCAACATATTGCATCCAGTACGCCCACACTCAGTGCGGCGCCCATTCATGGCCTACTTGTTGTTTGCTGCGACAGAAAGGCGATGCTGGCACAGGTAAAGGAGGCGACGCTGCACGCAGGGGCCCCCCAGAGGGCAGAGGTAGAGGGGAGCAAGGCTGGGTCTGTGGATGGCAATTCATTGGAATGATGATGAATCTATCATGACAAAGGCAGCCGAGTTGGTAGGTGGGGACAGTAGCAGAAGCAGGCAGACTCAGTCAAGGATACAAGGATAGAGCCAAGGTAAATGAGGCATCTCTTTATGATGGCCCAGGGTCGTCGTGCACTTGGCATGCAGATTCCCCGTCATGCTACGGAGAACGAACAGAATGCATCGTCTGCTCACCACCGTCGGAAAGGGCAGTGCGATGGAGCTGGCAGGAGGACGGTGAAGTGTTCTAGGTAGCTATTAATAAGGTAGGAAAATGGTAGTACGGATTCAAGTCTTGGCTCTAAAAAGGAATCACTATCGGTCGCCTCCATCTCCCTgctcttcctcttcttcccGCCATGGAGGGGAAGAGCCCTCAGACCCGGACTGACGCAGATTTCCGGAGCCGCATGAACGCCAACAATGTCCTCCAGACGTCAATCCCCAAGGTCGTATATGTAGTGCAGATGCTACtagaaggaggaggaaaggTTACGGGTCGGTGCTTATGAGTGGGGCTTCAACGTTCGTGCAGCCGGTCGCCCACATGGGTGAAAACCCAAGGGAGAACCTTGTCATTCTGGCATACATACGCCAAAATTGGCGTCCGACGCGGTTGCGATGTTTCTCGGGCGTCTTAGAAACAATGGACTTGTCCATTATTTTATATGACTCGCGGAAATAGCGGATCCAAGTATTGACGCAATCGCAATCCCCATTTTCATTGATGGAATCCCTCTTGTTGTACAGAGCGAGCAGCAAGCTATAGGATGCTCCATCCACGTGATTCAAAAGTTGAAGAAGCTTGGGAATGTGCGAGTCGGTAAGGTTGGCCGACTGCTGAATCTTAAGGCTGCTGCTTTTATCGACGTGGTACGTGAATTCGTCGACAATATCTTCAATAACCTCGTAAGTGGCATTCGTGGTAGCGTCCAATTTCGTGCTGGCAAGCGCTGTTGAGTTCAGGATTTCCTCTATCGCGTTAAATATCGGTGAGGAATCCCCGTCAGGTAAAGTGGTGGAATTGTCAATGGATTTGCCGGTGCTAGGAACAAGAGCGCTTCCTCCACTGGCGCAAGCGACAGTTGCGAGAACAATGGCGTTAATGAACTTCATCGTGGAAGAGACGGGGAACGAGGCGGGAAAGGAAACTGCAGGTGTGCGTGCTTGTAACTGGAATGTTTCCCGTCCTTCGAGGTTTATAAAGCTTTCCCGCAACGgaggtactgtaagtatgcgCACAGGTACGAGTAAGgccgtgtacatgtagccGTGGGTGTATATATCCGTGTACGTAAAAATGCACACATAATTATACGGACACAACAGCAGGGTATCATACTAAGGCGATTGGATCGATGCTTACTAGTATTGCTTGTGaactatacatgtacttgcctgtgcagagaatacatgcaagtacagtacttgtacacgcaCATCTGAGTCGACATTTGCATAACATCTTAGAGCATGAACCTGGACGGCCGATAatcgtactgtgcagtactgtacggagcagctGCAACTTAATCAATAATATCGGCTAACCATAATGGAAGCAGGAGTAagtatgtagttgtacatacgagtatccgtacggtcaagcacatgtacttacgccATGCGAGAACAGCAGGGGGTTGCGCCGGTCTTGATGTCCCGACACTGCATTgaagaacaagtacaagtaattaggTGTCATGTGCATACTTGCAAtgcttactccgtgcagtacagtaagtattagtgCTTTGCATGTGCGAGCACAAGTGCACATGCTCGTTGAGGTAGTAGGAAACACTTCTCTCGTACGGCAGAAGCAATTCCCGACAGCCTTACGAAGGAAGTACAACGGCACTATGAGCGCCATGAATTATCGGCTTTGCCAAGAAGCTAGGTCGAGTATACCTACTCCgaacagtacatgtacatgtgcatctATATATCCTGATGCAATTAGAACAACATCACGCCCGGCAACTATGGATGCGGGCGacgtaggtgtacacttGCTGCAAGAATTAGATAACATGTACGGGTACGTAACATAATAATTGGCCAACAGTCTGTTACAAGAAAGAAAAAAGCACCAAAACTAGGTAGAACCAAGCGACCAGACCCGAACTATTACGTGCTGCACTAAAAGATTAAGATACCATAACGTACGGCGTAAGACGATTAGTTTTaggcacgtacttgtacgacaGTGCATGTGAAtgtagtacggaggactccgtaagtacacgtgctg encodes:
- a CDS encoding kynureninase — encoded protein: MFRLTNAPSAAQLTTTVDGVNGQANGRANGKEGDDQQCLYFVGNSLGAQPKAVRRHVDAQLETWASIGVNGHFTDMGNSPLTQWQDLAEDCAKKSADLVGAAPHEIVVMNTLTVNLHLLMASFYKPDARRHKIILEWKPFPSDHYAIESQVVWHGLDPEKSMVKIEPDEDSIIPTEKILRTIDEHADDTALLLLPGIQYYSGQLFDMATITAHAKARGIVVGWDLAHAAGNVELRLHDWDVDFACWCTYKYINAGPGAIAAAFVHEKHGAVEWAQGAERPSYRPRLAGWYGGDKSVRFNMENLFVPSAGAAGYQASNPSAIDLASLSGALSVFAKTRMKDLRSKALVLTAYAEHLLLRMRDEASGPEPLFRILTPADPLQRGTQLSVLLRDGLLDAVAEALEENGVICDKRKPGVIRVAPVPLYTRFEDVWMFMQVLRGALGLQR